In Cydia splendana chromosome 25, ilCydSple1.2, whole genome shotgun sequence, a single genomic region encodes these proteins:
- the LOC134802889 gene encoding chorion class CB protein M5H4-like, with protein sequence MVSKAVIICTLAFIGQTISGPSCYIASSPKLASSSSYSSGSCQSIVISNSGGELLITSIGPISPSGIAVATELGLAGDLELSGELPYLSAVEFQGQFDTSGSAGVSYGCGDCVAITQELGNPSGANANLKSGSSKIISCGCA encoded by the exons ATGGTTTCCAAGGCTGTCATCATCTGCACCCTCGCCTTCATAGGACAG ACTATCAGCGGGCCGAGCTGCTACATAGCTAGCTCCCCCAAGCTAGCAAGCTCCTCTAGCTACTCCTCCGGCAGCTGCCAGTCCATCGTCATCTCCAACAGCGGCGGCGAGCTGCTCATCACCAGCATCGGCCCCATCTCGCCCTCCGGCATCGCCGTCGCCACCGAGCTGGGCCTGGCTGGAGACTTAGAGCTCTCCGGCGAGCTGCCGTACCTGAGCGCGGTGGAGTTCCAGGGCCAGTTCGACACCAGCGGCTCGGCGGGGGTCTCGTACGGTTGCGGGGACTGCGTCGCCATCACTCAGGAGCTCGGCAACCCGAGCGGCGCTAACGCCAACCTCAAGTCTGGCTCCTCCAAAATTATCAGCTGCGGTTGTGCCTAA